Proteins co-encoded in one Cytobacillus sp. NJ13 genomic window:
- a CDS encoding methylmalonyl-CoA mutase family protein: MSLKKMIEEKFPQQSIDEWEQSAEKALKGKSIESLSRNTYENIKLKPLYSKEDLTTGALSQYPGAEDFRRGSYAAGYLSEEWKVAQKINASSSEELADKLFAATNKGQTALAFEPEQLKNPEKISVAVGELYEIYPFSVDAGPNQHLLIAGLGAVKEREKVSGYIAADPLAIAAADSLNDRSIDELYENLNETVSVAAENLPSLKTIMVNSVVYHNGGANAVQELAFSLGAGVNHLQYFLEKGKSTEEMLSKMVFKFAVGSNFFMEIAKLRAARVLWGKVAEAYGAESDSKKMVISAETSFFTKSAYDSYVNMLRAGNEAFAAVLGGVQYLHVSPYNDLEGSQSPFSERIARNTQLILMEEAHLLKVSDPAGGSWYIEHLTNELISKSWELFLEIEEQGGMADALQTGWVQDQISQVLEKKKKDVHTRKRSIIGTNIYANPDEKPLQADMEIVQNSRRDLKPIPQVRLSESFEGLRSLSERLKGKGIRPEAGLICLGALKDHKARADFISGFLAPGGVEAVKSGSVYNPEDAEAFIQKTNCRHYFICGSNEQYESTAVPLIKQLKEAFPSAAIYLAGLPEDRKKDEYKNACISGYIHVKSDCYETLLNMLNEMEAASNGQ; encoded by the coding sequence ATGTCATTAAAGAAAATGATTGAAGAAAAATTCCCGCAGCAGTCAATTGATGAATGGGAACAAAGTGCGGAAAAAGCTCTTAAAGGAAAATCCATTGAATCATTATCACGAAATACATATGAAAACATAAAATTGAAACCGCTTTATTCTAAAGAAGACCTGACAACAGGTGCATTATCACAGTATCCAGGTGCAGAAGATTTCAGAAGAGGTTCATATGCTGCCGGCTACCTGTCAGAAGAATGGAAAGTTGCACAGAAAATTAATGCATCATCTTCTGAAGAGCTGGCAGATAAACTCTTTGCCGCCACAAATAAAGGGCAGACAGCGCTAGCTTTCGAACCTGAACAGTTAAAAAATCCAGAGAAGATAAGCGTGGCTGTTGGGGAACTCTATGAAATATATCCTTTCAGTGTGGATGCAGGACCAAATCAGCACTTATTAATAGCAGGGCTTGGTGCAGTAAAAGAAAGAGAAAAAGTCTCTGGATATATTGCCGCTGACCCGCTTGCTATTGCTGCTGCAGATTCATTGAACGACCGCTCAATCGATGAGCTATATGAAAATTTGAATGAAACGGTGAGTGTGGCAGCTGAAAATCTGCCCAGCCTGAAAACAATCATGGTAAATTCTGTGGTCTATCATAATGGCGGCGCGAATGCTGTCCAGGAACTTGCTTTTTCACTTGGAGCAGGGGTAAATCACCTGCAATATTTTCTTGAAAAAGGCAAAAGCACCGAAGAAATGCTATCCAAAATGGTATTTAAGTTTGCTGTTGGCTCAAACTTTTTTATGGAAATCGCCAAGCTGCGTGCCGCAAGGGTTTTATGGGGCAAAGTGGCAGAAGCATACGGAGCTGAGAGTGACAGTAAAAAAATGGTCATTTCAGCAGAGACGTCCTTTTTTACAAAGTCAGCCTATGATTCCTATGTGAATATGCTGAGAGCAGGAAATGAAGCGTTCGCAGCAGTTTTGGGAGGAGTCCAATACCTTCATGTCAGTCCATATAATGACCTGGAAGGATCTCAATCTCCTTTTTCAGAACGAATTGCCCGCAATACTCAGCTCATTTTAATGGAAGAGGCGCATTTACTGAAGGTCTCTGATCCAGCAGGCGGCTCATGGTATATTGAGCATCTGACAAACGAACTGATTTCTAAATCCTGGGAGCTTTTCCTGGAGATAGAAGAGCAGGGAGGAATGGCGGATGCCCTTCAAACAGGATGGGTTCAGGATCAGATTTCCCAGGTTCTTGAAAAGAAGAAGAAAGATGTTCATACAAGAAAACGAAGTATCATCGGAACAAATATATATGCAAATCCTGATGAAAAGCCGCTTCAGGCAGATATGGAAATCGTCCAGAACAGCAGGAGAGATCTCAAGCCTATCCCGCAGGTTCGTCTTTCTGAGTCCTTCGAAGGTTTGCGGAGTTTATCAGAAAGATTAAAGGGAAAGGGCATTCGTCCTGAAGCAGGTCTTATCTGTCTGGGAGCATTGAAAGACCATAAGGCGCGTGCTGATTTTATTTCAGGCTTCCTGGCTCCCGGCGGGGTTGAAGCAGTTAAAAGCGGTTCTGTATATAATCCTGAAGATGCTGAAGCGTTTATTCAAAAAACAAATTGCAGGCATTATTTTATTTGCGGATCAAATGAACAATACGAAAGTACGGCTGTACCTTTAATTAAACAATTGAAAGAAGCTTTCCCGTCAGCTGCAATCTATTTAGCCGGCCTTCCCGAAGATAGGAAGAAGGATGAATATAAGAACGCATGCATCAGCGGATACATTCATGTAAAAAGCGATTGCTATGAAACTCTCTTAAATATGCTTAACGAGATGGAGGCGGCAAGCAATGGCCAATAA
- the scpA gene encoding methylmalonyl-CoA mutase, giving the protein MANKPDFKSLDILEAKQSAKNDWKRKAEEEINSSIDHLLFETNEQIKVKPLYTDEDLKDMEHLNDKPGLPPYTRGPYSTMYVNRPWTVRQYAGFSTAEESNAFYRRNLAMGQKGLSVAFDLATHRGYDSDHPRVEGDVGKAGVAIDSILDMKTLFDGIPLDQMSVSMTMNGAVLPVMAFYIVTAEEQGVSQEKLSGTIQNDILKEYMVRNTYIYPPEMSMKIIADIFEYTSKYMPKFNSISISGYHMQEAGAPADIELAYTLADGLEYVRTGLKAGIDIDSFAPRLSFFWAIGMNYFMEVAKMRAARYIWAKMMKTFEPRNPKSMALRTHSQTSGWSLTEQDPFNNVTRTLIEAHAAAMGHTQSLHTNALDEAIALPTDFSARIARNTQLYLQEETGVTNVIDPWGGSYYVEALTDQLIKRAWEHIEEIENLGGMAKAIETGLPKMRIEEAAARRQAQIDSGKETIIGVNKYRLEKEEPIDILDIDNTAVRLKQIEKLEQLKASRDNEKVAEALEAITRAADTGEGNLLELAVNAARVRATLGEISEAIEKVANRHKAIIRSISGVYSSAFSNEEEIAEVKQMTDEFLENEGRRPRILIAKMGQDGHDRGAKVISTAFADLGFDVDIGPLFQTPEETAMQAVENDVHVIGISSLAAGHKTLLPQLVAELKKLDREDIIVVIGGVIPAQDYQYLYEHGASAIFGPGTVIPVAAQKVIREIYSRLGYEEVTQ; this is encoded by the coding sequence ATGGCCAATAAACCTGATTTTAAAAGCCTTGATATTCTTGAAGCAAAACAATCAGCAAAAAATGACTGGAAAAGAAAAGCGGAGGAAGAAATCAATTCATCCATTGATCATCTTCTCTTTGAAACAAATGAGCAAATAAAAGTAAAGCCTCTGTACACAGATGAAGACCTTAAAGACATGGAGCACCTAAACGATAAGCCGGGGCTTCCTCCATATACAAGGGGACCATATTCAACCATGTATGTGAACAGGCCATGGACTGTCCGACAATATGCTGGTTTTTCTACAGCAGAGGAAAGTAATGCTTTTTACCGGCGCAATCTTGCAATGGGGCAAAAGGGCTTATCAGTCGCTTTCGATCTTGCTACTCATAGAGGCTATGATTCAGATCATCCAAGAGTCGAGGGAGACGTCGGGAAAGCTGGCGTGGCCATTGATTCCATCCTGGATATGAAGACGCTGTTTGATGGGATACCATTAGATCAAATGTCTGTATCCATGACGATGAATGGAGCGGTATTGCCTGTCATGGCTTTTTACATTGTTACAGCGGAAGAGCAGGGAGTAAGCCAGGAGAAACTTTCGGGAACGATCCAGAATGATATTTTAAAAGAATATATGGTGCGCAACACATATATATACCCTCCGGAAATGTCCATGAAAATCATTGCCGATATATTTGAATATACATCAAAATACATGCCGAAGTTCAATAGCATCAGCATTTCAGGCTATCATATGCAGGAAGCGGGAGCTCCTGCTGATATTGAACTTGCCTATACGCTCGCAGATGGCCTCGAATATGTAAGGACTGGACTTAAAGCTGGAATCGATATCGATTCCTTTGCACCGAGGCTCTCGTTTTTCTGGGCCATCGGCATGAACTACTTTATGGAAGTGGCAAAAATGAGGGCAGCCCGCTACATTTGGGCAAAAATGATGAAGACATTCGAACCTCGGAATCCAAAATCAATGGCGCTTAGAACGCATTCTCAAACCTCTGGCTGGAGTTTAACCGAGCAGGATCCATTCAATAATGTAACAAGAACGCTTATTGAGGCGCATGCGGCAGCGATGGGACATACACAATCCCTTCATACGAATGCACTGGATGAAGCCATCGCATTGCCGACAGATTTTTCTGCCCGCATAGCGAGAAATACCCAGCTGTACCTGCAGGAGGAGACCGGGGTCACGAATGTAATCGATCCATGGGGCGGCTCTTATTATGTAGAAGCTTTAACAGATCAATTAATAAAGCGCGCCTGGGAGCATATTGAAGAAATCGAAAATCTTGGCGGAATGGCAAAGGCAATTGAAACAGGATTGCCAAAAATGAGAATCGAAGAAGCGGCTGCCAGAAGACAGGCACAAATTGATTCCGGAAAAGAAACCATTATTGGTGTGAATAAGTACCGGCTGGAAAAAGAAGAGCCGATTGATATCCTGGATATTGATAACACAGCTGTCCGTTTAAAGCAGATCGAAAAGCTGGAGCAGTTAAAGGCTTCACGTGATAATGAGAAAGTTGCGGAAGCCTTGGAAGCTATTACTAGAGCTGCAGATACAGGGGAAGGCAATCTTCTTGAGCTTGCAGTAAATGCAGCGAGGGTGAGAGCCACTCTCGGTGAAATTTCTGAAGCGATTGAAAAAGTGGCCAATCGCCATAAAGCGATTATCCGTTCTATCAGCGGTGTGTACAGTTCTGCTTTTTCCAACGAAGAAGAAATTGCAGAAGTAAAACAGATGACAGATGAATTTCTTGAAAATGAGGGAAGGAGACCGCGGATTCTGATTGCCAAGATGGGGCAGGATGGACATGACAGGGGAGCAAAAGTCATTTCAACCGCCTTTGCCGATCTCGGCTTTGATGTGGATATAGGCCCGCTTTTCCAGACACCGGAAGAAACAGCCATGCAGGCTGTGGAAAATGACGTTCATGTCATTGGAATCAGCTCACTTGCTGCCGGCCATAAGACCCTTCTGCCACAGCTCGTTGCTGAACTGAAAAAATTGGACAGAGAAGATATTATTGTCGTCATTGGCGGGGTTATTCCGGCACAGGATTATCAGTATTTATATGAGCATGGTGCTTCTGCCATTTTTGGCCCGGGCACCGTCATTCCAGTGGCAGCCCAAAAAGTCATCAGGGAGATATACAGCCGTCTCGGGTATGAGGAAGTGACCCAGTAA
- the meaB gene encoding methylmalonyl Co-A mutase-associated GTPase MeaB — translation MTEDKKPEWFDEEKADNFTSIVRGGVDTGEPKLKFEKKGRFQKKSASLPDLNVLEEGILKGSRGVLARAITLIESNAEHHFRHAQEILHKLLPHSGQSLRIGITGVPGAGKSTFIESFGTYLCDAGLKVAVLAVDPSSSLSGGSILGDKTRMEQLSRNPSAFIRPSPSAGKLGGVHRKTRETMLLCEAAGFDVILVETVGVGQSEVIVRDMVDFFMLLTLTGAGDELQGMKKGIMELADAVIVNKADGSNKKLAEKTKAEYNRILHFLQPATKGWQTRAYTCSSVLNQGIPEIWKVIKTFEDTAKASGVFEERRRLQTKQWIHSMILDQLQFSFFYHPAVKPLLPKIENEVIAGNRTVTSAVEELFNIYSKR, via the coding sequence ATGACTGAGGATAAGAAACCGGAATGGTTTGATGAAGAAAAGGCAGATAATTTTACAAGCATTGTGCGCGGTGGGGTGGATACAGGTGAGCCTAAGCTGAAATTTGAGAAAAAAGGCAGGTTTCAAAAAAAATCTGCCTCCCTGCCTGATCTTAACGTTCTTGAAGAAGGCATTTTGAAAGGCAGCAGAGGTGTGCTTGCCAGAGCGATCACTCTGATTGAAAGTAACGCAGAACATCATTTTCGCCATGCACAGGAAATCCTGCACAAACTTTTGCCCCATTCAGGACAATCGCTTAGGATTGGGATAACCGGAGTGCCGGGAGCAGGAAAGAGCACATTCATTGAATCTTTTGGGACATACCTATGTGATGCAGGATTAAAAGTAGCTGTGCTTGCCGTTGATCCGAGCTCCAGCTTGAGCGGCGGCAGCATCCTTGGCGATAAAACGAGAATGGAGCAGCTCTCCAGAAACCCAAGTGCATTCATAAGACCTTCCCCTTCAGCAGGGAAACTGGGGGGAGTCCACCGGAAAACAAGAGAAACCATGCTCCTGTGTGAGGCGGCAGGCTTTGATGTCATTCTGGTTGAAACAGTCGGCGTGGGACAAAGTGAAGTCATTGTCAGGGACATGGTGGACTTTTTTATGCTTTTAACGCTGACAGGGGCAGGCGATGAATTGCAGGGAATGAAAAAAGGCATTATGGAACTGGCTGATGCAGTAATTGTCAACAAAGCCGATGGAAGCAATAAAAAATTGGCCGAGAAAACAAAAGCGGAGTATAACCGTATTCTTCACTTTCTCCAGCCTGCTACAAAGGGATGGCAAACCAGAGCCTATACCTGCTCCTCTGTTTTGAATCAGGGCATCCCTGAGATATGGAAAGTGATCAAAACGTTTGAAGATACTGCAAAAGCCTCAGGTGTATTTGAGGAAAGAAGAAGACTCCAGACAAAACAATGGATCCATTCCATGATCCTGGATCAGCTTCAATTCAGCTTTTTTTATCATCCTGCTGTAAAACCGCTCCTTCCGAAAATCGAAAACGAGGTCATCGCAGGAAACAGGACGGTTACATCCGCAGTGGAAGAATTGTTTAATATATATTCGAAAAGATAA
- a CDS encoding BrxA/BrxB family bacilliredoxin: MNMDFNLFMNDVVRQARQEIVHAGYTELTTPEEVDEALNKKGTTLVMVNSVCGCAGGIARPAALHSLHYDKRPDHLVTVFAGQDKEATEKARSYFTGYPPSSPSFALLKDGELCTMIERHEIEGHEPMAVVQKLQDTFEKYCEEL; the protein is encoded by the coding sequence ATGAATATGGATTTCAACTTATTTATGAATGATGTTGTAAGGCAGGCGCGGCAGGAAATCGTGCATGCCGGCTATACAGAATTAACGACACCGGAAGAAGTGGATGAAGCCCTTAATAAAAAAGGCACCACACTTGTAATGGTGAACTCAGTCTGCGGATGTGCAGGCGGAATTGCCCGCCCTGCGGCCCTGCATTCCCTGCATTATGATAAGCGCCCTGACCATTTGGTTACTGTATTTGCCGGCCAGGACAAAGAAGCAACAGAAAAAGCAAGATCTTATTTTACTGGCTATCCGCCATCATCACCATCTTTTGCTCTTCTTAAAGACGGAGAATTATGCACGATGATCGAGCGTCATGAAATTGAAGGTCATGAGCCAATGGCTGTTGTTCAAAAACTGCAGGATACCTTTGAGAAATATTGCGAAGAGCTTTAA
- a CDS encoding transporter substrate-binding domain-containing protein, giving the protein MKKVIMIALSILLVGVLAACGTSEEASTGSGSGENSDKKVLTMGTSADYPPFEYVDSAKGEEIIGFDVDLAKAIAEKLGYEIQVKDMDFNGLIPALETSQVDFVLAGMTPTEERKQNVDFSDVYYTASHMIVSKKGSGIESLEDLNGKTLGVQLASIQADKAEEIGETVDMTVENRNRIPELIQEIMAGRFDAAMIEDTVAKGYFEKNEDLGGFTIEEAEAEAGSAIAFPKDSELTEKFNAELAKMKENGELEELIVKWFDNK; this is encoded by the coding sequence ATGAAAAAAGTCATCATGATTGCTTTAAGTATACTTTTAGTCGGCGTATTAGCTGCATGCGGCACAAGTGAAGAAGCCAGTACTGGAAGCGGCTCAGGGGAAAACTCAGATAAAAAAGTATTAACTATGGGTACATCAGCGGATTATCCGCCATTTGAATATGTAGATTCCGCAAAAGGGGAAGAAATCATCGGTTTTGATGTGGATTTGGCCAAAGCGATCGCTGAAAAATTGGGTTATGAGATACAAGTGAAGGATATGGACTTTAACGGATTGATTCCTGCATTGGAAACAAGCCAGGTAGATTTTGTTCTGGCTGGTATGACACCTACTGAAGAGCGCAAACAAAACGTTGATTTCAGTGATGTATATTATACAGCGAGTCACATGATCGTTTCGAAAAAGGGAAGCGGAATTGAGTCTTTGGAAGATTTGAACGGGAAAACTTTAGGTGTGCAGCTTGCCTCCATTCAGGCTGATAAAGCAGAAGAAATTGGTGAGACAGTTGATATGACTGTGGAAAACCGCAACCGCATCCCTGAATTGATTCAGGAAATTATGGCAGGCCGTTTTGATGCTGCCATGATTGAAGACACTGTTGCAAAAGGATACTTTGAAAAAAATGAAGATCTTGGCGGTTTTACAATCGAAGAAGCTGAAGCTGAGGCAGGTTCTGCCATTGCTTTTCCAAAAGACAGTGAATTAACTGAGAAATTTAATGCAGAGCTTGCGAAGATGAAAGAAAACGGTGAATTGGAAGAACTGATCGTAAAATGGTTTGATAACAAATAA
- a CDS encoding amino acid ABC transporter permease, with amino-acid sequence MNLDFQQFIPSLPYILKGIGVTLQIVSMAGILGFVLGIILSFFKISRFKLLGWIADAYTSVFRGTPLVLQLMLIYYGSPQLIGYKIDPSTAAILSFGLNSAAYISEIIRAGILAVDKGQSEAAMALGVPYRPAMMDIILPQAMKNILPALMNEFITLTKESAIVTVIGVTDVMRRAYIVGGEKFSYFEPILIAGLIYYIMVMILTVLGKGIERRMRRSD; translated from the coding sequence GTGAATCTGGATTTTCAGCAGTTCATTCCCTCCCTTCCATATATACTTAAAGGCATTGGTGTTACGCTTCAAATAGTTTCTATGGCAGGAATATTGGGTTTTGTATTAGGTATTATTCTATCATTCTTTAAAATCAGCAGATTTAAACTACTTGGGTGGATAGCAGATGCCTATACATCCGTATTTAGAGGAACACCTCTTGTTCTTCAGCTGATGCTCATTTATTATGGATCGCCCCAGCTGATCGGGTATAAAATTGATCCATCAACAGCTGCCATTCTGTCATTTGGACTAAACTCAGCAGCCTATATTTCTGAGATTATCCGGGCCGGCATCCTGGCTGTTGATAAGGGTCAAAGTGAAGCGGCCATGGCTTTAGGTGTCCCATATAGGCCTGCCATGATGGATATTATTCTCCCGCAGGCAATGAAAAACATTTTGCCTGCTTTGATGAACGAGTTTATTACCCTTACAAAAGAATCTGCAATCGTAACGGTTATTGGGGTAACAGACGTGATGCGCCGGGCTTACATCGTGGGAGGCGAAAAGTTTTCCTACTTCGAACCAATACTGATTGCCGGGCTTATCTATTACATTATGGTAATGATCCTGACTGTGCTTGGAAAAGGGATTGAAAGGAGAATGAGACGCAGTGATTAA
- a CDS encoding amino acid ABC transporter ATP-binding protein, with product MIKVENLHKHFGKLEVLKGISTSIQDGEVVAIIGPSGSGKSTLLRCINLLEVPTDGRIMINGQDITDKGTNIMKVRQDVGMVFQHFHLFPHKTVLQNLTYAPMKVKGVSKSEAEKTGLELLEKVGLSAKAYEYPNRLSGGQKQRVAIARALAMKPDVMLFDEPTSALDPEMVKEVLDVMKNLAHTGMTMAIVTHEMGFAREVADRVLFLDGGVLVEDSSPKEFFSNPKSERARDFLQKML from the coding sequence GTGATTAAAGTGGAAAATTTGCATAAACATTTCGGTAAACTTGAAGTTCTTAAAGGAATTTCAACCAGTATTCAAGATGGCGAAGTAGTAGCTATTATTGGTCCATCCGGATCCGGCAAGTCAACATTGCTGCGCTGCATCAATCTCCTGGAAGTGCCTACAGACGGCAGGATCATGATTAACGGGCAGGACATTACGGATAAGGGCACGAACATTATGAAAGTGCGCCAAGATGTGGGGATGGTTTTTCAGCATTTTCATTTATTTCCGCACAAAACGGTCCTTCAAAACCTGACTTATGCACCAATGAAGGTAAAGGGAGTTTCGAAATCGGAAGCTGAGAAAACAGGGCTCGAGCTTTTGGAGAAGGTCGGATTATCAGCCAAAGCATACGAATATCCAAATCGGTTATCCGGGGGACAGAAGCAAAGGGTTGCGATTGCCAGAGCTCTTGCTATGAAGCCTGATGTCATGCTGTTTGATGAACCCACATCCGCTCTTGACCCGGAAATGGTGAAAGAAGTTCTGGACGTTATGAAAAATTTAGCCCATACAGGCATGACAATGGCGATTGTTACCCATGAAATGGGATTTGCCCGTGAAGTGGCAGACAGGGTGCTTTTCCTGGATGGCGGCGTGCTTGTAGAGGATTCTTCACCAAAAGAATTTTTTTCTAATCCTAAGAGTGAACGTGCAAGGGATTTCTTGCAAAAAATGCTATAA
- a CDS encoding aromatic acid exporter family protein, which translates to MKYRIGYRTIKTALGTSISIMIAQMLQLDNFVSAGILTILCIKVTKKKSLRASWDRFFACLMAMAFSSLLFEGIAYHPLVIGLLLLFFIPAAVMVKASDGIVTSSVIILHIYSAGEVSMELLLNELGIIIVGIGVALIANLYMPSLESKLKEYRLEIEENFKIIFDEIVKYLRTHESSWDGREITETMELIDEAKTLAFRDVENHFRRNENLYYHYFKMREKQFEIIERVLPSVTSIALPVEQGEMIADFIEELSEHIHPGNTAIQFLEKLYRMRVSFENMELPKTREEFEARAALLHFVKEMEQYLIIKSSFKGLKDGEMNQSRTAEAN; encoded by the coding sequence ATGAAATACAGAATTGGCTATAGGACAATCAAGACTGCCCTGGGAACCTCCATTAGCATCATGATTGCACAGATGCTGCAGCTTGACAATTTTGTCTCTGCAGGAATATTGACTATTTTATGCATAAAAGTAACGAAGAAAAAATCTCTGCGAGCTTCATGGGACCGTTTTTTTGCCTGCTTAATGGCAATGGCGTTTTCTTCCTTGTTATTTGAGGGGATTGCCTACCATCCGCTTGTAATTGGACTTCTGCTTCTGTTTTTTATTCCTGCAGCTGTCATGGTGAAGGCAAGCGATGGGATTGTGACGAGCTCCGTTATTATTTTACATATTTATTCTGCAGGGGAAGTTTCCATGGAACTTCTGCTGAATGAGCTGGGCATTATCATTGTCGGTATTGGTGTGGCCCTGATCGCGAACCTGTATATGCCTAGCCTGGAATCAAAGCTTAAGGAATATAGGCTCGAGATAGAAGAAAACTTTAAGATTATATTTGACGAAATCGTGAAGTATTTGCGTACTCATGAAAGCAGCTGGGACGGCAGAGAAATTACTGAAACAATGGAATTGATTGATGAGGCAAAAACATTGGCCTTCAGGGATGTGGAGAACCACTTCCGCAGAAACGAAAATTTATATTATCACTATTTCAAAATGAGGGAAAAACAATTTGAAATTATTGAGCGTGTCCTTCCGAGTGTAACTTCCATTGCACTCCCTGTTGAACAGGGGGAAATGATTGCTGATTTTATTGAAGAATTATCAGAGCATATCCATCCAGGCAATACAGCCATACAATTCCTTGAAAAATTGTATCGCATGAGAGTATCTTTTGAAAATATGGAGCTCCCCAAGACAAGGGAGGAATTTGAAGCACGTGCTGCCCTGCTGCACTTTGTTAAAGAAATGGAACAGTATTTAATTATAAAAAGCTCATTTAAAGGGTTAAAGGATGGGGAAATGAATCAAAGCCGCACTGCAGAAGCAAACTAA
- a CDS encoding L,D-transpeptidase, with the protein MLKFAAAALMFFSFSPIWPLGPNPLPGDPFLIVNKRTNEVAFIHDHKVQSVITAATGKTDDLTPEGVFTVIVKAADPYYRKKDIKGGDPRNPLGTRWIGFDAENTDGRIYGIHGTNDPASIGRYVSNGCIRLQNEAVESLYESVPIGTKILVVTSPENFDELGREYGAIKSDGLKE; encoded by the coding sequence ATGCTAAAATTTGCTGCAGCGGCCCTCATGTTTTTTTCGTTTTCCCCAATCTGGCCTTTGGGACCCAATCCGCTGCCCGGAGATCCATTTTTAATTGTCAATAAACGGACAAATGAAGTCGCGTTTATTCATGATCATAAAGTGCAGAGTGTAATCACAGCTGCAACTGGGAAAACGGATGATCTTACACCTGAAGGGGTGTTCACTGTTATCGTTAAGGCAGCTGATCCTTATTATAGGAAAAAGGATATTAAAGGCGGTGACCCCCGTAATCCTCTCGGGACAAGATGGATTGGATTTGATGCAGAGAATACAGATGGAAGAATTTATGGCATTCACGGGACGAACGACCCTGCATCCATCGGCAGGTACGTGTCCAATGGATGCATTAGATTGCAGAATGAAGCAGTCGAGTCGTTATATGAATCTGTACCGATTGGTACAAAAATTTTAGTTGTCACCTCTCCCGAAAATTTTGATGAACTTGGAAGAGAGTACGGCGCAATAAAAAGTGATGGATTGAAAGAATAA
- the prli42 gene encoding stressosome-associated protein Prli42, whose amino-acid sequence MSNKKMTKVIVYLMIFAMLASTLIMGMSMFL is encoded by the coding sequence ATGTCAAATAAGAAAATGACGAAAGTGATTGTTTATTTAATGATATTTGCAATGCTCGCATCCACCCTCATTATGGGGATGTCGATGTTTTTATAA
- the mce gene encoding methylmalonyl-CoA epimerase — MIKKVDHIGIAVRSIDEALPFYTETLKLEFLGIEEVGSQGVKVAFIKAGETKLELLEPTSENSPIAKFIEKRGEGLHHVALGVDSIQERINEMKEQGIRMLQEEPKLGAGGAQVAFMHPKSTGGILYEFCEKKGLK; from the coding sequence ATGATCAAGAAGGTGGACCATATTGGAATTGCTGTCAGGTCTATTGATGAAGCGCTTCCATTTTATACTGAAACGCTTAAACTTGAATTTCTCGGAATTGAGGAAGTGGGGAGTCAAGGAGTAAAGGTTGCTTTTATTAAAGCAGGAGAAACGAAACTTGAACTTCTGGAGCCGACAAGTGAGAATAGCCCAATTGCCAAGTTTATAGAAAAGCGAGGCGAAGGCCTGCACCATGTAGCATTAGGTGTTGACAGCATACAGGAACGTATAAACGAAATGAAGGAACAGGGCATCAGGATGCTCCAGGAAGAACCGAAGTTGGGCGCTGGCGGTGCCCAGGTAGCCTTTATGCATCCGAAATCAACAGGCGGCATATTATATGAATTCTGTGAAAAGAAAGGATTGAAATAA